In Panicum virgatum strain AP13 chromosome 4N, P.virgatum_v5, whole genome shotgun sequence, a single window of DNA contains:
- the LOC120669510 gene encoding zinc finger protein ZAT2-like: MNGAQAVFFYGVAYGQFLSGVGGCSSGGGAGGGGSGDEPNRPWRPKSGHEADAVPAALRNNKKRPASSHKGKDPAGEGRYPCPICHRLFDAVKAVHGHQRSHPERDWRGMAPPRPPPPVAADGRQYRYACDRCGAPFETRQALGGHRASHSGKMGCFWLSRQQPAAAPPMLPFDLNEPAVPEQEDEE, translated from the coding sequence ATGAACGGAGCTCAGGCGGTGTTCTTCTACGGCGTGGCCTACGGTCAGTTCCTCTCCGGCGTGGGCGGGtgctcctccggcggcggcgccggcggcggcggcagcggcgacgagcCAAACCGCCCGTGGCGCCCCAAGTCCGGGCACGAGGCCGACGCCGTCCCGGCGGCCCTGCGCAATAATAAGAAGAGGCCGGCGTCGTCCCACAAGGGCAAGGACCCTGCCGGGGAGGGGCGTTACCCGTGCCCCATCTGCCACCGCCTCTTCGACGCGGTGAAGGCCGTCCACGGCCACCAGCGCAGCCACCCGGAGCGCGACTGGCGCGgcatggcgccgccgcgcccgccgcccccCGTGGCCGCGGACGGGAGGCAGTACCGCTACGCGTGCGACCGCTGCGGGGCCCCGTTCGAGACGCGCCAGGCGCTGGGCGGCCACCGCGCCAGCCACAGCGGCAAGATGGGGTGCTTCTGGCTGTCCAGgcagcagcccgccgccgcgccgccgatgcTGCCCTTTGACCTGAACGAGCCGGCGGTGCCGGAGCAGGAGGACGAGGAGTAG
- the LOC120668894 gene encoding U-box domain-containing protein 15-like, whose amino-acid sequence MLPWSIFPRPVAGTDAEPEPSEPSGRQLSDEALVEELLTTVASARSFQEFRRSQRKECFGLLRWLQLVLPLIQEIRETAPSLTDDAYRRLALLGRAFQAARRLLRCCHDGSKIFLALESEAVLARFQAVYENMNLALDGMPYSEIGISDEVKEQIELINAQLKRCKKRSDTQDMELSMDFMMIIQNKEDGKADRAILERLAKKLELQSLADLRAETMAIKKLINERNGQQQESTKNIIVLLNKFKEIAGIDEKNILGDVSIPKYLEKCPSLMIPNDFLCPISLEIMTDPVIIASGRTYERRSIQKWLDAGQRTCPKTRQPLAHLSLAPNFALKNLILQWCEKNKLEIQMGESEPAAEQEERKEDIPSLVKDLSSVHLDVQRKAAKKIRTLSKENPENRALILENGGLPAIISLVSYPDKKIQENTVTALLNLSIDETNKVLIAKGGAIPLIIEVLKNGSVEGQENSAAALFSLSMIDENKAAIGILGGIAPLVGLLRDGTIRGKKDAATAIFNLILNHPNKLRAMEAGIVAALMKILSDKKLDMVDEALSIFLLLASHPNCRNDVGTTSFVEILVQIIKEGTPKNKECALSVLLELGLNNNSLMVHALGFGLHEHLSDIAKTGTSRAQRKANSLIQLSCKCS is encoded by the exons ATGCTGCCATGGTCCATCTTTCCGCGGCCGGTGGCCGGCACCGACGCGGAGCCGGAGCCTTCGGAGCCGTCCGGGAGGCAGTTGTCGGACGAGGCCCTGGTGGAGGAGCTCCTCACCACCGTCGCCTCCGCGCGGTCATTCCAGGAGTTCCGTCGCTCGCAGCGCAAGGAGTGCTTCGGCCTCCTCCGTTGGCTCCAGCTCGTGCTCCCGCTCATCCAGGAGATCCGCGAGACCGCGCCGTCCCTCACCGATGACGCctaccgccgcctcgccctccttGGTCGCGCATTCCAAGccgctcgccgcctcctccgctgctGCCACGACGGCAGCAAGATCTTCCTG GCTTTGGAGAGCGAGGCTGTGCTCGCCCGGTTTCAGGCCGTGTACGAGAACATGAACCTTGCATTGGATGGGATGCCCTACTCTGAGATCGGCATCTCTGATGAAGTCAAGGAGCAG ATAGAACTCATAAATGCGCAATTAAAGAGATGCAAGAAGAGATCAGATACTCAGGACATGGAGCTCTCCATGGATTTTATGATGATTATCCAGAACAAGGAGGATGGAAAGGCAGATAGAGCTATATTGGAAAGGCTAGCCAAGAAACTCGAGCTGCAAAGCCTGGCGGATTTGAGAGCAGAGACGATGGCCATTAAAAAGCTCATCAACGAGAGGAATGGACAGCAACAGGAGAGCACCAAGAACATAATAGTACTCCTCAACAAGTTCAAGGAGATTGCAGGCATCGACGAAAAGAACATCCTCGGGGACGTTTCAATACCAAAATATCTGGAGAAGTGCCCATCTTTGATGATCCCAAATGATTTCCTTTGTCCAATATCACTGGAGATCATGACTGATCCTGTCATCATCGCGAGTGGGCGG ACTTACGAGAGAAGAAGTATCCAGAAGTGGTTAGACGCTGGCCAGCGGACCTGCCCAAAGACTCGGCAACCATTAGCTCATCTATCACTGGCACCAAACTTTGCGCTGAAAAACCTGATTCTGCAGTGGTGTGAAAAGAATAAACTTGAGATTCAAATGGGGGAATCTGAGCCTGCAGCTGAACAAGAAGAGCGCAAAGAAGACATTCCATCCCTGGTGAAAGATCTGTCATCGGTTCATCTTGATGTTCAACGGAAGGCTGCCAAGAAGATTCGGACACTATCCAAAGAAAACCCAGAGAATAGAGCACTAATCCTTGAAAATGGTGGGCTCCCAGCTATTATTAGTTTGGTGTCATATCCTGATAAGAAGATCCAGGAGAACACTGTGACTGCATTGTTGAACTTGTCAATCGATGAGACCAACAAAGTTTTGATAGCTAAAGGAGGAGCGATACCTTTGATAATTGAAGTCCTTAAAAATGGTAGTGTTGAAGGTCAGGAGAACTCAGCAGCAGCATTGTTCAGTTTGTCTATGATCGATGAGAATAAAGCGGCTATAGGGATTTTGGGTGGTATAGCTCCTTTAGTAGGCCTATTAAGGGATGGGACAATAAGAGGCAAGAAAGATGCTGCTACAGCAATCTTTAATCTGATACTGAACCATCCCAATAAACTCAGAGCTATGGAAGCAGGAATCGTGGCTGCTTTGATGAAAATTCTCAGCGACAAGAAACTCGACATGGTTGATGAAGCACTATCCATTTTTCTCCTCCTGGCCTCGCATCCTAATTGTCGTAATGATGTGGGGACAACATCTTTTGTAGAGATACTTGTTCAGATCATAAAGGAAGGGACTCCTAAGAACAAGGAGTGTGCGCTTTCTGTTCTACTCGAGCTAGGTCTGAATAACAACTCCCTTATGGTGCACGCACTTGGATTCGGTTTGCATGAGCATCTATCTGATATCGCAAAGACAGGCACGAGTAGAGCGCAGAGGAAAGCAAACTCTTTAATTCAGCTTTCATGCAAGTGCTCATAA